The Paracoccus seriniphilus genome includes a window with the following:
- a CDS encoding amino acid ABC transporter permease, producing the protein MKPFRPRGPAYDEMYLVRWLASIRARHIVLLLMLWPAVAYAQGGNYGLGDAFKALWRWIPFITLQGFVFNVLISIFAMAIGTFAGAALGLAQLSKITILRRIAYFVTQMFRNSPWLVLLFVVLLAFPYEIVIFGFVIPIPSWMKAVVGLSLPVMANISEIVRGAVKSVPSAQWEAAEALSFTRTQTMWQIILPQCFKRMIPPWMNWYAILTMATPLCSLLGVGEIITYSRQAMEAENNYPELLVPFYGYTLLLFFAYCYPIARMTIALERRFAVKF; encoded by the coding sequence ATGAAACCGTTTCGTCCGCGAGGTCCAGCCTACGACGAGATGTATCTCGTTCGCTGGTTGGCCAGTATCCGGGCACGACACATCGTGCTGTTGCTGATGCTCTGGCCGGCTGTCGCATATGCGCAAGGCGGCAACTACGGGCTGGGCGACGCATTCAAGGCGCTCTGGCGCTGGATCCCCTTCATCACCTTGCAGGGGTTCGTGTTCAACGTCCTGATCTCGATCTTTGCCATGGCGATCGGGACATTCGCCGGTGCCGCCCTCGGATTGGCGCAGTTGTCCAAGATCACCATTTTGCGCCGGATCGCCTATTTTGTCACTCAGATGTTCAGAAACTCGCCATGGCTGGTGTTGCTGTTCGTCGTCCTGCTGGCGTTTCCTTACGAAATTGTCATCTTCGGTTTTGTCATACCAATCCCTTCGTGGATGAAAGCCGTTGTGGGCCTGTCTCTCCCGGTCATGGCAAACATTTCCGAAATCGTGCGGGGAGCGGTGAAATCCGTGCCTTCCGCCCAATGGGAAGCTGCGGAAGCGCTGTCCTTCACCAGAACGCAAACCATGTGGCAGATCATCCTGCCGCAATGCTTCAAGCGAATGATCCCGCCATGGATGAACTGGTACGCAATCCTGACGATGGCCACGCCGCTGTGTTCTTTGCTGGGGGTTGGGGAAATCATTACCTACTCGCGCCAGGCGATGGAGGCAGAGAACAACTATCCCGAATTGCTGGTTCCCTTCTACGGTTACACCCTTCTTCTGTTCTTTGCCTATTGCTACCCGATCGCACGGATGACCATCGCGCTTGAACGCCGTTTTGCCGTAAAGTTTTGA
- a CDS encoding transporter substrate-binding domain-containing protein, with protein sequence MQKLMKLTAALAAMAIPVQAVAQECTNDVWNKVMERGKLVAGVKADYKPWGYRDTDGSIVGMEVDLVADVAAKMGVDYELVPVVGSNRLAFLEQGQIDMFIATMTDLHDRRKIVGIPSPNYYSSGTNILSPKALGFKEWVQLRDKPVCAVQGAFFNKLIEERYGANIVAFQGTAEAKQALRDKKCVAFAFDDSGLMSTLATGDWEDFEMPLPTEDAASWGLAVPKAEENCIFGRFMSGMQYYWHREGRLIALEDKWGIRQTAYLAEQAEKFKDHLPAE encoded by the coding sequence ATGCAGAAACTGATGAAACTGACCGCGGCTCTTGCTGCCATGGCGATACCGGTTCAGGCCGTTGCCCAGGAATGTACCAACGACGTCTGGAACAAGGTGATGGAGCGCGGAAAGCTCGTCGCCGGTGTCAAGGCGGACTACAAGCCGTGGGGCTATCGCGATACAGATGGCTCCATCGTCGGGATGGAGGTCGACTTGGTCGCCGATGTGGCCGCCAAGATGGGCGTCGACTACGAACTAGTGCCCGTCGTCGGCTCCAACCGCCTGGCATTCCTGGAGCAGGGCCAGATCGACATGTTCATCGCCACAATGACCGACCTGCACGACCGGCGGAAGATCGTCGGCATTCCCAGCCCGAACTACTACAGCTCCGGTACCAACATCCTGTCGCCCAAGGCGCTTGGCTTCAAGGAATGGGTCCAACTGCGCGACAAGCCGGTCTGTGCGGTCCAGGGCGCGTTTTTCAACAAGCTCATCGAAGAACGCTATGGCGCGAACATCGTTGCCTTCCAGGGGACTGCCGAGGCGAAGCAGGCTCTCAGGGACAAGAAATGCGTGGCCTTTGCCTTTGACGACAGTGGCCTGATGTCGACCCTCGCCACCGGTGACTGGGAAGATTTCGAAATGCCGCTGCCGACCGAGGACGCCGCATCATGGGGGCTCGCGGTTCCGAAAGCTGAAGAAAACTGCATCTTCGGGCGCTTCATGTCGGGCATGCAGTACTACTGGCACCGCGAAGGCAGGCTGATCGCGTTGGAAGACAAATGGGGCATCCGGCAGACAGCCTATCTAGCTGAGCAGGCCGAGAAGTTCAAAGACCACCTTCCCGCAGAATAA
- the wecB gene encoding non-hydrolyzing UDP-N-acetylglucosamine 2-epimerase, protein MRVLTIFGTRPEAIKMAPVVTGLASDERFESQVCITAQHREMLDQVTSLFGIRPEYDLDVMKPGQDLTGVTSDILLGLRDVLAEARPDMVLVHGDTATTLSATLAAYYARIPIGHVEAGLRTGDLYSPWPEEGNRRVTGALADLHFAPTETSRASLRRENTPDDQIIVTGNTVIDALLQVVERIRNDAALSAELAERFSFIEPGRRVVLVTGHRRESFGGGFERICQALRQIADRFPDVDLVYPMHMNPNVREPVQRILGGADNIHLIEPLDYLPFVWLMSRSDIIVTDSGGIQEEAPSLGKPVLVMRDTTERPEAVDAGTVRLVGTDTDLIVQQVSLLLSDQSAYDQMSFAHNPYGDGKAVARILDALAQFKDKK, encoded by the coding sequence TTGCGCGTTCTTACAATCTTCGGGACCCGCCCCGAGGCCATCAAGATGGCACCTGTGGTCACGGGTCTTGCATCCGATGAGCGTTTTGAAAGCCAAGTCTGCATCACCGCCCAGCACCGCGAGATGCTGGATCAGGTGACCAGTCTTTTCGGCATTCGCCCCGAATATGATCTGGACGTGATGAAGCCGGGTCAGGACCTGACGGGCGTCACCTCGGACATCCTGCTGGGACTGCGCGATGTCCTGGCCGAGGCACGCCCGGACATGGTGCTCGTGCATGGCGATACGGCAACCACATTGTCGGCCACGCTTGCCGCCTATTATGCCCGCATTCCGATTGGTCATGTCGAGGCCGGGCTGCGGACCGGTGACCTGTATTCGCCCTGGCCTGAAGAGGGCAACCGGCGCGTGACGGGTGCACTGGCGGATCTGCATTTCGCCCCGACCGAGACTTCGCGGGCCAGTCTGCGCCGCGAGAATACGCCCGATGACCAGATCATCGTCACCGGAAACACCGTCATTGATGCCCTGCTGCAGGTTGTCGAGCGGATCCGCAACGATGCTGCGCTGAGCGCAGAACTGGCCGAGCGTTTCAGCTTTATCGAACCCGGCCGTCGCGTTGTGCTGGTCACCGGCCACCGCAGGGAAAGCTTTGGCGGCGGGTTCGAGCGGATCTGTCAGGCGTTGCGCCAGATCGCGGACCGTTTCCCCGATGTGGATCTGGTCTATCCGATGCATATGAACCCCAATGTGCGTGAACCCGTGCAGCGCATTCTGGGCGGGGCGGACAATATCCACCTGATCGAACCGCTGGACTATCTGCCCTTCGTCTGGCTGATGAGCCGGTCCGATATCATCGTCACCGACTCGGGCGGCATCCAGGAAGAGGCCCCCTCGCTTGGCAAGCCGGTTCTGGTCATGCGCGACACGACCGAACGTCCCGAAGCCGTCGATGCCGGCACGGTCAGGCTGGTGGGCACGGATACCGATCTGATCGTGCAGCAGGTCTCGCTGCTGCTGAGCGATCAGTCCGCCTATGACCAGATGAGCTTTGCACATAATCCCTATGGCGACGGCAAGGCCGTCGCCCGGATTCTTGATGCACTCGCGCAATTCAAGGACAAGAAATAA
- a CDS encoding sulfatase, whose protein sequence is MPKSPNIVMICTDQLRFDGLGCTGNSVARTPNIDSIAKRGTSFANHITPCQICAPSRGSMFTGLYPRHHGMTRNGLILDPSKEHFTHVLKKAGYRTYGLGKFHFQPTHAPAEYGLPESNGFWTLPQSEGWDGPFYGFDKVDFVIGDSFTTARGGHYATWLNTNHPGAADLYLPENSLDDEPDEMEELWKASIPAELHYNHWMADRAADYIEKHTDDNPFFLFMSTPDPHHPWCPPAPYCDRFDPNDMPMPRAVTGELDKMPNYIRDEIWTDGSNGETTYKDFVDAGTFPIEQGSWQNTTAFGEMSLRKIIAYNHALMNMIDDCVGKVLAALEARGITDDTIIIFTSDHGELMGDHGLIRKGPMPYRELIQIPLLVAGPGIPEGRQIDAMTSHLDLKDTIVDLVGHTGQPTDGTSLKPLIDGTKEQVRDVAYGEYYTRAVDNQYNKTIITNDDRLTIYPLAEEDNWGEYFDYASDPGEHDNRFADRGKSERIAQLSAQLETALPGTPPATGSILGFF, encoded by the coding sequence ATGCCCAAGTCTCCCAACATCGTAATGATTTGTACCGATCAGCTTCGCTTTGACGGTCTGGGGTGCACCGGAAACTCGGTCGCGCGCACGCCCAATATCGACAGCATCGCGAAGAGGGGCACGTCCTTTGCCAACCATATCACGCCTTGCCAGATATGCGCGCCGAGCCGGGGGTCGATGTTCACCGGGCTCTACCCTCGCCACCACGGTATGACCCGCAACGGTCTGATCCTCGACCCGTCCAAGGAACACTTTACGCATGTGCTGAAGAAGGCCGGCTATCGCACCTACGGCCTGGGCAAGTTCCACTTCCAGCCGACCCATGCGCCTGCCGAATACGGCCTGCCGGAATCGAACGGTTTCTGGACCCTGCCGCAAAGCGAAGGGTGGGACGGGCCGTTCTATGGCTTCGACAAGGTCGACTTCGTGATCGGCGATTCCTTCACGACTGCACGGGGCGGGCATTATGCCACCTGGCTGAACACCAACCATCCGGGGGCGGCGGACCTGTACCTGCCAGAAAACAGCCTTGATGACGAACCCGACGAGATGGAAGAACTCTGGAAGGCCAGCATTCCGGCGGAGCTGCATTACAATCACTGGATGGCTGACCGCGCGGCGGACTACATCGAGAAGCACACCGACGACAACCCGTTCTTCCTGTTCATGTCAACGCCTGACCCGCACCATCCCTGGTGCCCGCCGGCACCATATTGCGACCGCTTCGACCCCAACGACATGCCGATGCCGAGGGCGGTCACCGGCGAGCTGGACAAGATGCCCAACTACATCCGGGATGAAATCTGGACCGACGGGTCGAACGGTGAGACGACCTACAAGGACTTCGTGGACGCCGGGACCTTCCCGATCGAGCAGGGCAGCTGGCAGAATACGACTGCTTTCGGCGAAATGAGCCTGAGAAAGATCATCGCCTACAACCACGCCCTGATGAACATGATCGACGATTGCGTGGGCAAGGTACTCGCCGCACTGGAAGCGCGCGGGATCACCGACGACACGATCATCATTTTCACCTCCGACCATGGCGAGTTGATGGGCGATCACGGTCTCATTCGCAAAGGACCCATGCCCTACAGGGAGCTGATCCAGATCCCGCTGCTGGTCGCGGGGCCCGGTATTCCCGAAGGTCGCCAGATCGACGCGATGACGAGCCACCTCGATCTCAAGGACACGATTGTTGATCTGGTAGGACACACGGGACAGCCGACCGATGGAACCAGCCTGAAGCCCCTGATCGACGGTACAAAAGAGCAGGTGCGTGACGTCGCTTACGGCGAGTATTACACGCGCGCCGTCGACAACCAGTACAACAAGACGATAATCACCAACGACGACCGCCTCACCATCTATCCTCTCGCCGAGGAAGACAACTGGGGTGAATATTTCGACTATGCAAGTGACCCCGGCGAGCACGACAATCGCTTTGCGGACCGAGGCAAAAGTGAGCGCATCGCGCAGTTGTCGGCGCAACTGGAAACTGCCTTGCCCGGCACACCTCCGGCAACCGGGAGCATCCTGGGCTTCTTCTGA
- a CDS encoding LysR family transcriptional regulator, which produces MQQHQIVGFYHLIKLGSFTKAAEATYRTQSAVTQQIRALEQELGCKLVEQVSRGVVVATTEGKELFQFAEMYMREQRAVVERIHDIRDETERKLVIAAPIDTMSKVLPSYVKAFWKSRPDVKLRLIECSMDAVVKGIRSQEFDLGLGLLTHVPSDLTQIRWLPMHHYIIAHDSHDIWNTPVNLESISRYNLILPPITEYAQTGSALLSALSKKGLPFNVTLEASSNDRCIEYARNGMGIFFALCCDEMLVDLPKDMRTKKLQHLFRSENIGVFFDGTRKLRSRDEQFLDQLGLDR; this is translated from the coding sequence ATGCAACAGCACCAAATCGTCGGGTTTTATCACCTGATCAAGCTCGGCAGCTTCACCAAGGCGGCCGAGGCGACCTACCGGACACAATCGGCCGTGACCCAGCAAATACGCGCGCTGGAACAGGAATTGGGCTGCAAACTGGTGGAGCAGGTTTCGCGCGGCGTCGTCGTGGCGACCACGGAAGGCAAGGAGTTGTTCCAGTTCGCCGAGATGTACATGCGCGAACAGCGAGCCGTTGTGGAACGAATCCACGACATCAGGGACGAGACCGAAAGGAAGCTGGTCATCGCGGCCCCCATCGACACGATGTCCAAGGTTTTGCCGTCCTACGTGAAGGCGTTCTGGAAATCCCGGCCGGATGTGAAGCTGCGGCTGATCGAATGTTCAATGGACGCGGTGGTCAAGGGCATCCGCTCCCAGGAATTCGACTTGGGGCTAGGGCTGCTCACGCATGTGCCGTCCGACCTGACGCAGATCAGGTGGCTGCCGATGCATCACTACATCATCGCCCACGATAGCCACGACATCTGGAACACGCCGGTCAACCTTGAATCCATCTCCCGGTACAACCTGATCCTGCCGCCGATCACCGAATACGCACAAACCGGAAGCGCGCTGCTGTCTGCTCTGTCGAAAAAGGGATTGCCGTTCAACGTGACGCTAGAAGCATCCAGCAATGACCGATGTATCGAGTATGCGCGCAATGGGATGGGCATATTTTTTGCCTTATGTTGTGACGAAATGTTGGTCGACCTTCCCAAAGACATGCGCACCAAGAAGCTCCAGCACTTGTTTCGATCAGAAAACATTGGGGTATTCTTTGATGGCACCCGTAAGCTGCGCTCCCGAGATGAACAGTTCCTAGATCAATTGGGGCTTGATCGATGA
- a CDS encoding amino acid ABC transporter permease, whose protein sequence is MNGLEDFFVQLADDYPRWNFIWLYDARQADRILTGLWMTIKLSIACVLLSVVIGVVGALLQGSKNALVRSLIQGYIQFFRNTPPLVQLLFFYFALGQFTPVVVGPDGWTEQPIISNVGWAIISLSFFAGAFNVEIFRAGIEAVPNTTREAATSLGMGNLQTFAYVVFPLSLRVSIPALNNNLVNLVKTTTQAYAVAVPELLYESVSVWNDYPSAQNPTMLLLLVTYLALVGVLVFGMNTWERNMRIPGYGN, encoded by the coding sequence ATGAACGGCTTGGAAGACTTCTTCGTACAATTGGCGGATGATTACCCCCGCTGGAACTTCATCTGGCTTTACGATGCAAGGCAGGCCGATCGAATTTTGACCGGCCTGTGGATGACCATCAAGCTGAGCATCGCCTGCGTTCTGCTGTCGGTCGTCATCGGCGTAGTTGGCGCGTTGCTGCAAGGCAGCAAGAACGCATTGGTTCGATCCCTTATTCAGGGCTACATCCAGTTCTTTCGCAACACGCCGCCGCTGGTGCAATTGTTGTTCTTCTATTTCGCGTTGGGACAATTCACCCCCGTGGTGGTGGGCCCCGACGGCTGGACCGAACAACCCATCATCTCCAACGTGGGCTGGGCCATAATCTCCCTGTCGTTCTTTGCCGGAGCTTTCAACGTCGAGATTTTCCGCGCCGGGATCGAGGCGGTCCCGAACACCACGCGCGAGGCTGCAACCTCCCTGGGAATGGGAAACCTGCAGACCTTTGCCTACGTGGTGTTTCCGCTCTCGCTCAGGGTGTCCATTCCCGCACTGAACAACAATCTGGTCAATCTGGTGAAAACCACAACGCAGGCCTACGCCGTAGCGGTCCCCGAACTGCTTTATGAATCCGTGTCTGTCTGGAACGATTACCCCTCTGCGCAGAACCCGACGATGCTGTTGTTGCTCGTCACCTACCTTGCGCTTGTCGGTGTGCTCGTTTTCGGAATGAACACTTGGGAAAGAAACATGAGGATCCCCGGATATGGCAATTAA
- a CDS encoding NTP transferase domain-containing protein → MSGSLAVVVLAAGQGSRMRSSLPKVLHRLGGFPLVGHALSAARNLTPAQVIVVTGHGAAAVTQEVARLEPEASTILQAEQLGTGHAVRQTLPLLEGFEGRVIVLYGDTPFIRDDTLAALANHGADLVVLGFEAADPGRYGRLVVGDQGLDRIVEWKDADDATRQISLCNSGVMALDAALLRRLIVQLGNDNASGEYYLTDLVALARAEGRRADVVVCDESETLGINTRAELADAEAAFQARARRRVMEDGVTLTDPASTFLSLDTVIGADTVIGPHVVFGPGVTVEAGAEILPFCHLENCHVSAGAKVGPFAGVPFGDGARGSAMTGNPAGQGTMPELQMNKETG, encoded by the coding sequence ATGTCGGGTTCATTAGCGGTTGTCGTGCTGGCGGCAGGACAGGGCAGTCGAATGCGATCTAGTCTTCCCAAGGTCCTGCACCGTCTCGGCGGTTTTCCGCTTGTAGGGCACGCGCTGTCTGCGGCGCGCAATCTGACGCCCGCGCAGGTGATCGTGGTGACCGGTCATGGCGCCGCTGCGGTGACGCAGGAGGTCGCGCGGCTGGAACCGGAAGCGTCGACGATATTGCAGGCCGAACAACTGGGAACTGGCCATGCCGTGCGCCAGACCCTGCCGCTTCTGGAGGGGTTCGAGGGGCGTGTGATCGTTCTGTATGGCGATACGCCCTTTATCAGGGACGACACATTGGCGGCTCTGGCCAACCATGGGGCGGATCTGGTCGTGCTGGGCTTCGAAGCTGCGGATCCGGGCCGCTATGGCCGGCTGGTAGTCGGCGATCAGGGGCTGGACCGCATCGTTGAATGGAAGGACGCGGATGACGCCACGCGCCAGATTTCGCTGTGCAATTCAGGCGTGATGGCACTGGATGCGGCGTTGCTGCGTCGGCTGATCGTCCAGTTGGGCAACGACAATGCCTCGGGCGAATATTATCTGACCGATCTGGTTGCTCTGGCCCGCGCCGAAGGCCGTCGCGCCGATGTGGTTGTCTGTGATGAAAGCGAGACGCTTGGCATCAACACCCGCGCCGAACTTGCCGATGCCGAGGCCGCCTTTCAGGCCCGCGCCCGCCGTCGCGTGATGGAGGATGGCGTGACGCTGACGGACCCGGCCAGCACATTCCTGTCGCTGGATACGGTGATCGGCGCAGACACGGTGATCGGCCCACATGTGGTGTTCGGACCCGGTGTGACCGTCGAGGCAGGGGCCGAGATCCTGCCTTTCTGCCATCTGGAAAACTGCCATGTCAGCGCCGGTGCGAAGGTCGGTCCCTTCGCCGGTGTGCCTTTCGGTGATGGGGCGCGCGGCAGCGCAATGACGGGCAACCCGGCAGGTCAGGGGACCATGCCAGAGCTGCAAATGAACAAGGAGACAGGCTGA
- a CDS encoding IS110 family transposase yields the protein MPANHSTAATVLVAIDISKHRHEVLIEVPGKKRRRRMTIMNTLEDFQRLSASLASYGLPVRVGFEATGNYHRPLAHHLGQAGFDLKLIPSVGLARTREALHNSWDKNDPKDAQVILHMLEIGAVQFFHDPLVVGTADIQELSKTHEIVSRSKTELWHRILTHYLPLYFPEAERFHRSSRTDWFLAFLEKYPTPTMITAMSQETFIADAWQVVGRKVAKERLLSDIYATAVNSVGLPVEPDSDAVRMFRLVLSEGRSLVRQRNEIEARAVALLSDLPDYQLLTTIPGIGPINAMTILAEAGDLRRFRHHRQFLKFCGMDLATVQSGMFRGQSRISKYGNARLRRTLWMAGQTAVQTKTNSFRDKFERYISKDRHNAHLRRKAYTAIAAKMARTVHAVVNHGEPYRPFFEGVSPGGRTSL from the coding sequence ATGCCCGCCAACCATTCTACTGCTGCGACTGTGCTTGTCGCCATCGACATTTCCAAGCACCGCCACGAGGTCTTGATCGAGGTACCGGGCAAGAAGCGCCGTCGTCGCATGACGATCATGAACACGTTGGAAGACTTCCAGCGCTTGTCCGCGAGCCTGGCCAGCTACGGCCTGCCTGTGCGGGTCGGGTTCGAGGCGACCGGCAACTATCACAGGCCACTGGCACATCATCTCGGGCAGGCCGGGTTTGACTTGAAGCTCATCCCTTCTGTCGGGCTCGCCCGGACGCGCGAGGCCCTGCACAACAGTTGGGACAAGAACGACCCGAAGGATGCCCAGGTCATCCTGCACATGCTGGAGATTGGCGCCGTGCAGTTCTTTCATGATCCGCTGGTCGTCGGGACCGCCGACATCCAGGAATTGTCAAAGACGCACGAGATCGTTTCACGCTCGAAGACCGAGCTCTGGCACCGCATCCTGACCCATTACCTGCCGCTCTATTTCCCAGAGGCCGAACGGTTTCACCGAAGCTCACGAACCGATTGGTTCCTGGCCTTCCTCGAGAAGTATCCGACACCGACGATGATCACGGCCATGAGCCAGGAAACCTTCATCGCAGACGCTTGGCAGGTGGTGGGCAGGAAGGTCGCCAAGGAGCGCCTGCTTTCAGATATTTACGCTACGGCGGTCAACTCTGTTGGATTGCCCGTGGAACCGGATTCCGACGCCGTTCGCATGTTCCGCCTGGTCCTTTCCGAAGGTAGAAGCCTCGTCCGCCAGCGCAACGAGATCGAGGCCCGGGCGGTCGCGCTGCTCTCCGATCTGCCGGATTATCAGCTACTGACAACCATCCCCGGCATTGGTCCGATCAATGCCATGACCATCTTGGCCGAGGCCGGTGACCTACGCCGATTTCGGCATCATCGGCAGTTCCTGAAGTTCTGCGGCATGGATCTTGCCACCGTGCAGTCCGGCATGTTTCGCGGGCAGAGCCGGATCTCGAAGTACGGCAATGCCCGGCTGCGCCGCACGCTATGGATGGCCGGCCAGACGGCGGTCCAGACAAAGACCAACAGCTTTCGGGACAAGTTCGAACGCTACATCTCGAAAGACCGACACAACGCTCATCTGCGCCGCAAGGCCTACACCGCGATCGCGGCCAAGATGGCGCGCACCGTACACGCTGTGGTCAATCACGGCGAACCCTATCGCCCCTTCTTCGAGGGGGTGAGCCCAGGCGGAAGGACCTCTCTCTGA
- the wecC gene encoding UDP-N-acetyl-D-mannosamine dehydrogenase, translating into MNDFKNICMVGLGYIGLPTAVVFALRGVDVIGLDVNARAVETINQGKTHIVEPGLDDALRRTVQAGRLRATTTPEPADAFLIAVPTPFLSEGEGHDPDLSYVKSAALAIAPVLKKGDLVILESTSPVGATEQMAAWLSAARPDLTFPQDAGEDSDIRVAHCPERILPGHALTELVTNDRIIGGMTEACSTRARKLYKLAVEGDCIETDCRTAEMAKLTENSFRDVNIAFANELSLICDRQNINVWELIRLANRHPRVNILQPGPGVGGHCIAVDPWFIVSQSPEEARIIRAAREINDNKPEWVLAKVHQAVAEHAAKGGAPARIACFGLAFKPNIDDLRESPALSIATRLVQTYPGQVDIVEPYIESLPAQLEGKTQLLRPSVAAETCDIIVLLVDHDDFKSMPAPRNSTVIDTRGVWVGHDAVTPAAAPAKAEPVEAAVKELQPA; encoded by the coding sequence ATGAACGACTTCAAGAATATCTGCATGGTTGGCCTGGGCTATATCGGACTGCCGACGGCTGTTGTCTTTGCACTGCGCGGCGTCGATGTGATCGGCCTGGATGTCAACGCCAGGGCGGTCGAGACGATCAACCAGGGCAAGACCCATATCGTCGAGCCGGGACTGGATGACGCGCTGCGCCGCACCGTTCAGGCGGGGCGCCTGCGTGCCACCACCACGCCCGAGCCCGCCGACGCCTTTCTGATCGCGGTGCCGACACCCTTCCTGTCAGAGGGCGAGGGCCATGACCCGGACCTGTCCTATGTCAAATCGGCAGCGCTTGCGATTGCGCCGGTGCTGAAAAAGGGCGATCTGGTCATTCTGGAATCGACCAGCCCCGTCGGCGCGACCGAGCAAATGGCCGCCTGGTTGTCCGCAGCGCGCCCCGATCTGACCTTCCCGCAGGACGCTGGCGAAGACTCGGATATCCGCGTGGCCCATTGCCCCGAACGGATCCTGCCCGGCCATGCATTGACCGAGCTGGTCACCAATGACCGCATCATCGGCGGCATGACCGAGGCTTGCTCGACCCGCGCGCGCAAGCTTTACAAGCTGGCCGTTGAAGGCGATTGCATTGAAACCGATTGCCGCACCGCCGAAATGGCGAAGCTGACGGAAAACAGCTTCCGCGACGTGAATATCGCCTTTGCCAATGAGCTGTCGCTGATCTGTGACCGCCAGAACATCAATGTGTGGGAGCTGATCCGCCTGGCCAACCGCCATCCGCGCGTGAACATCCTGCAGCCCGGCCCCGGCGTCGGCGGACATTGCATCGCGGTCGATCCCTGGTTCATTGTCAGCCAATCCCCTGAAGAGGCCCGGATCATCCGCGCCGCGCGCGAGATCAATGACAACAAGCCCGAATGGGTTCTGGCCAAGGTTCATCAGGCCGTCGCCGAACATGCCGCCAAGGGCGGCGCGCCCGCGCGGATTGCCTGCTTCGGTCTGGCCTTCAAACCCAATATCGACGACCTGCGCGAAAGCCCTGCCCTGTCCATCGCGACGCGGTTGGTGCAGACCTATCCCGGGCAGGTCGACATTGTCGAACCCTATATCGAAAGCCTGCCGGCGCAGCTGGAAGGCAAGACGCAACTGCTGCGCCCGAGTGTGGCGGCCGAGACCTGCGACATCATCGTCCTGCTGGTCGACCACGATGATTTCAAATCCATGCCTGCGCCTCGCAACAGCACCGTCATCGACACTCGCGGTGTCTGGGTCGGTCATGATGCGGTGACCCCGGCTGCGGCCCCGGCCAAGGCAGAGCCCGTCGAAGCGGCTGTCAAAGAGCTGCAGCCCGCCTGA
- a CDS encoding amino acid ABC transporter ATP-binding protein, with product MTNWTPDQPIISIHNVHKSFGTFKVLKGVSIDVMKGEVICIIGPSGSGKSTLIRCINALNDIQGGSITVEGQEVHDDKLDKLALRKKVGMVFQQYNLFPHKTALQNVMMAPIKVLKEPKAEVEQRARALIKKVRLEGKEDSYPGELSGGQQQRVAIARSLAMRPDVMLFDEVTAALDPETVKEVLITIKDLAAEGMTCILVTHEMKFAEEVADHIYFTDKGVIVEHGPPAEFFKMASDPRTREFLSQVL from the coding sequence ATGACCAACTGGACTCCCGACCAACCGATCATCTCGATTCACAACGTCCATAAATCCTTTGGTACTTTCAAGGTTCTCAAGGGCGTCAGCATCGACGTCATGAAAGGCGAGGTGATCTGCATCATCGGGCCTTCGGGCTCGGGCAAATCAACGTTGATCCGGTGCATCAACGCATTGAATGACATCCAGGGTGGTTCGATCACTGTCGAAGGGCAGGAGGTGCACGACGACAAGCTCGACAAGCTGGCGCTGCGGAAAAAGGTGGGAATGGTCTTTCAACAGTACAATCTGTTTCCGCACAAGACCGCCCTCCAAAACGTCATGATGGCACCAATCAAGGTTTTGAAAGAACCAAAGGCCGAGGTCGAACAGCGTGCGCGCGCCTTGATCAAGAAGGTCCGGCTGGAAGGTAAGGAAGACAGCTATCCGGGCGAATTGTCGGGTGGTCAGCAACAGCGCGTCGCCATCGCGCGGTCATTGGCAATGCGGCCGGATGTGATGCTGTTCGACGAAGTGACCGCGGCACTCGACCCCGAGACGGTGAAGGAGGTGCTGATCACGATCAAGGATCTGGCGGCCGAAGGCATGACCTGCATTCTCGTGACCCATGAAATGAAGTTTGCCGAGGAAGTCGCCGACCACATCTACTTTACCGACAAGGGCGTGATCGTCGAGCATGGGCCCCCGGCCGAATTCTTCAAGATGGCAAGCGACCCGCGCACGCGGGAATTCCTGTCGCAGGTTCTCTGA